The following are from one region of the Nicotiana tomentosiformis chromosome 7, ASM39032v3, whole genome shotgun sequence genome:
- the LOC104094017 gene encoding valine--tRNA ligase, mitochondrial 1-like, with protein sequence MADSSGKSQETVKNCKTEAAAAASDGKELTPEELEKKKKKEEKAREKELKKLKAAQKAEAAKKAQGASNVSKAAKKKSSKREGEEENPEDYVDPETPLGEKKRLSRQMAKTFNPSAVEKSWYSWWEKSNFFVADPNSSKPPFVIVLPPPNVTGALHIGHALTAAIEDTIIRWRRMSGYNTLWVPGMDHAGIATQVVVEKKIMRERNLTRHDIGRENFVSEVWNWKNEYGGTILQQLRRLGASLDWSRECFTMDEKRSKAVTEAFVRLSNEGLIYRAPRMVHWDCVLRTAISDIEVEYTDIKERTLLSVPGYEEPVEFGVLTSFAYPLEGGLGEIVVATTRIETMLGDTAIAIHPEDKRYSHLHGRFAIHPFNGRRLPIVCDEILVDMNFGTGAVKITPAHDPNDFEVGQRHKLEFISIFTDDGNINSNAGPYFEGMPRFKARVAVTEALKEKGLYRDAKNNEMRLGICSRSNDVVEPLIKPQWFVNCKSMAKQALDAVTDDDNRKMEIIPKQYVAEWKRWLENIRDWCISRQLWWGHRIPAWYVTLHDDKQKEYGVCDDHWIVARNEEEARDLACRKFSGKEIVGLTQDSDVLDTWFSSGLFPLSVLGWPDDTADFKTFYPTSVLETGHDILFFWVARMVMLGIKLGGDVPFTKVYLHPMIRDAHGRKMSKSLGNVIDPLEVINGIELAGLHKRLKEGNLDAKEFERAKEGQAKDFPSGIPECGADALRFALVSYTAQSDKINLDIQRVVGYRQWCNKLWNAIRFAMSKLGEDYTPSTKIVPREMPFSCQWILSALNKAIAKTVSSLESYDFSDAATAVYSWWQFQLCDVFIEVIKPYFAGDNPEFVSARRFAQDTLWLCLDNGLRLLHPFMPFVTEELWQRLPASGNSIKKESIVISDYPSTIESWNNDSVEAEMEKVSSIVKGLRSKRALLPPKERFARREAFVLCRTNDNVETIKSCELEICTLAALSSLKVSSDSDAAPTQWLTEVVDESITVFLEEKGTTINPKDEVERLKKKREETRKQYENLNKVMSASGYKEKVPPNVHEDNTSKLGVLKQELESFEENIERLRRQIEAL encoded by the exons ATG GCTGACTCGTCGGGTAAATCACAAGAGACTGTGAAAAATTGTAAAACGGAG GCGGCGGCGGCAGCATCAGACGGAAAGGAATTAACCCCAGAAGAGctcgaaaagaaaaagaaaaaagaagaaaag GCTAGAGAGAAAGAGTTGAAAAAACTCAAGGCCGCCCAAAAAGCGGAAGCAGCAAAAAAG GCACAGGGCGCCTCCAATGTGTCAAAGGCTGCTAAGAAGAAGAGCTCAAAAAGGGAAGGTGAAGAGGAAAACCCTGAGGATTATGTTGATCCAGAAACACCTCTGGGGGAGAAGAAGAGGCTCTCCCGTCAAATGGCAAAGACTTTTAATCCCAGTGCTGTAGAGAAATC GTGGTATTCTTGGTGGGAGAAGTCCAATTTCTTCGTTGCAGACCCGAACAGCTCTAAACCACCTTTTGTGATT GTCTTGCCCCCACCAAATGTGACTGGTGCTCTCCATATCGGACATGCACTCACTGCTGCCATCGAG GATACAATTATTCGTTGGCGGAGAATGTCCGGATACAATACCTTGTGGGTGCCAGGGATGGATCATGCTGGGATCGCAACACAG GTTGTTGTGGAGAAGAAGATTATGCGGGAGAGGAATTTGACTAGACATGATATTGGGCGTGAGAACTTTGTATCTGAA GTCTGGAACTGGAAGAATGAGTATGGGGGTACTATACTGCAGCAATTACGTCGCTTGGGTGCGTCACTTGATTGGTCTCGCGAG TGCTTTACCATGGATGAGAAAAGGTCTAAAGCTGTTACTGAAGCATTTGTGAGACTGTCCAATGAAGGTCTTATATACAG GGCTCCACGTATGGTGCATTGGGATTGTGTCTTGCGTACTGCAATATCTGATATTGAG GTCGAATATACAGATATCAAAGAGAGGACACTTCTGAGTGTTCCTGGATATGAGGAGCCTGTGGAGTTCGGGGTGCTGACATCATTTGCTTACCCCTTGGAAGGTGGCCTTGGTGAAATTGTTGTGGCGACTACCAGAATTGAAACAATGCTTGGTGATACTGCAATTGCTATACATCCTGAAGACAAAAGATACAGTCACCTTCATGGGAGATTTGCTATTCATCCATTCAATGGACGAAGGCTTCCAATAGTTTGTGATGAAATACTTGTAGATATGAATTTTGGGACTGGTGCTGTTAAG ATAACTCCAGCCCATGATCCAAATGATTTCGAGGTTGGACAGCGTCACAAGCTTGAATTCATAAGCATTTTTACTGATGATGGGAATATAAATAGTAATGCGGGCCCATACTTTGAAGGAATGCCTCGTTTCAAAGCTCGTGTCGCTGTGACTGAAGCTTTAAAGGAAAAG GGTCTCTACAGGGATGCTAAGAATAACGAGATGCGCCTTGGAATTTGTTCAAGAAGTAATGATGTGGTGGAACCTCTTATAAAGCCCCAGTGGTTTGTCAACTGCAAAAGTATGGCCAAACAGGCTCTGGATGCTGTTACGGATGATGATAACCGGAAAATGGAGATCATCCCAAAGCAATATGTTGCTGAATGGAAAAG ATGGCTTGAGAATATCCGTGATTGGTGCATCTCAAGGCAGCTTTGGTGGGGTCATCGTATTCCAGCTTGGTATGTGACACTGCATGATGATAAGCAGAAGGAATATGGTGTATGCGACGATCACTGGATTGTCGCTAGAAACGAAGAAGAGGCTCGAGATTTGGCTTGTAGGAAATTTTCAGGGAAGGAGATTGTTGGGCTCACTCAAGATTCAGATGTGCTGGATACCTGGTTTTCTTCTGGTCTTTTTCCATTATCTGTATTAGGGTGGCCAGATGATACTGCAGATTTCAAAACATTTTATCCAACTTCGGTTCTTGAAACTGGACATGATATTCTCTTCTTCTGGGTTGCACGTATGGTGATGTTGGGAATAAAGCTGGGAGGTGATGTGCCATTTACGAAG GTTTATTTGCATCCAATGATCCGTGATGCACATGGGCGTAAGATGTCCAAGTCATTGGGAAATGTTATTGATCCTCTTGAAGTTATTAATGGAATTGAACTTGCTGGACTTCATAAGAGATTAAAGGAGGGTAACCTGGACGCCAAAGAATTTGAGAGGGCAAAAGAGGGACAGGCAAAGGACTTTCCTAGTGGTATTCCTGAATGTGGTGCAGATGCTCTTCGATTTGCCCTAGTCTCATACACTGCCCAG TCCGATAAGATCAATCTGGATATTCAAAGAGTGGTTGGGTATCGTCAATGGTGTAACAAACTGTGGAATGCCATTAGGTTTGCCATGAGTAAACTGGGTGAAGATTACACCCCTTCAACAAAGATAGTTCCTCGTGAAATGCCTTTTAGCTGCCAATGGATACTCTCAGCACTTAACAAGGCCATTGCGAAAACTGTCTCATCCCTGGAATCTTATGATTTCTCCGATGCAGCAACAGCGGTATATTCGTGGTGGCAGTTCCAGTTGTGTGATGTTTTCATAGAAGTAATCAAGCCATACTTTGCCGGTGATAATCCTGAATTTGTATCTGCAAGAAGATTTGCTCAAGACACCCTGTGGCTTTGTTTAGATAACGGATTGAGATTACTCCATCCATTTATGCCATTTGTCACCGAAGAATTATGGCAGCGCCTTCCTGCTAGCGGGAATTCTATAAAGAAAGAATCAATAGTGATAAGTGATTATCCTTCAACTATAGAG AGCTGGAATAATGATAGTGTGGAAGCTGAGATGGAAAAAGTATCATCCATTGTTAAAGGATTAAGGTCGAAGAGAGCATTGTTGCCTCCAAAGGAGAGATTTGCAAG GCGAGAAGCATTTGTGCTTTGCCGGACAAATGATAATGTGGAGACGATAAAAAGCTGCGAACTGGAGATTTGCACTCTAGCCGCATTGTCATCTTTGAAG GTCTCAAGTGACAGTGATGCAGCTCCAACTCAGTGGCTGACAGAAGTTGTGGATGAGTCCATCACAGTTTTTCTCGAGGAAAAAGGGACTACTATTAACCCAAAGGATGAAGTTGAAAGGCTcaaaaagaagagagaagagaCGAGGAA GCAATATGAAAACTTAAACAAAGTCATGAGTGCCTCTGGCTACAAAGAGAAAGTTCCGCCTAACGTCCATGAAGACAATACATCGAAACTTGGTGTCCTCAAGCAAGAACTGGAATCATTCGAAGAGAATATTGAGCGTCTCAGACGTCAAATTGAGGCACTATAG
- the LOC104094018 gene encoding zinc finger protein JACKDAW-like isoform X1 gives MMSGDIFSIPSSVKGVVLPHHPQDVLLEPNPNPKSNSSSKKRRNLPGTPDPDAEVIALSPKTLMATNRFICEICNKGFQRDQNLQLHRRGHNLPWKLKQRNKQEIVKKKVYICPEKSCVHNDPSRALGDLTGIKKHFSRKHGEKKWKCEKCSKKYAVQSDWKAHTKTCGTREYKCDCGTLFSRKDSFITHRAFCDALAEESARITSVGTCNNLNFNQQPNLAGGISQIGTGFAQDFSGMTSGNSLHHQQQKPRLSLWLNQANNNSQLNNTLHMSAPSSNLFASSSSTGLPDHMVQMQSPNNVFGNQMQWAIDKNSAATTPATSMTKTLCSMYSDNQNQHPKSSTPMSATALLQKASQIGSTKSSPTFFTNTFGVMNSSSSSSNTPMFNTLSQNTSEMHQVFAKQSEEYNPTDNELLNGCPNMSSLANTKAINLDQALMQTGGMQTQAVSFNFDNSLTRDFLGMGNEGGRPFLTPELAKFASMTSAMGLSHYSSGH, from the exons ATGATGTCTGGTGATATCTTTTCAATTCCTTCTTCTGTCAAAGGAGTAGTACTACCTCATCATCCTCAAGATGTATTACTTGAACCAAACCCTAACCCTAAATCCAATTCTTCTTCCAAGAAAAGAAGAAATCTTCCAGGTACACCAG ATCCAGATGCTGAAGTTATTGCACTTTCACCAAAAACACTTATGGCTACAAACAGATTTATATGTGAAATCTGCAACAAAGGTTTTCAAAGGGACCAAAACTTGCAACTTCATAGGAGAGGACACAATCTACCATGGAAATTAAAGCAAAGAAATAAACAAGAAATAGTGaaaaaaaaagtatatatatGTCCAGAAAAGAGTTGTGTACACAATGATCCTTCACGTGCACTTGGAGATCTTACTGGTATAAAGAAGCATTTCAGTAGGAAACATGGTGAGAAAAAATGGAAGTGTGAAAAGTGTTCAAAGAAATATGCAGTTCAGTCTGATTGGAAAGCACATACTAAGACTTGTGGCACTAGAGAGTATAAATGTGACTGTGGAACTCTTTTTTCCAG GAAAGATAGTTTCATTACACATAGAGCATTCTGTGATGCTTTAGCTGAAGAGAGTGCAAGAATCACTTCAGTGGGAACTTGTAACAATTTGAACTTCAACCAGCAACCAAATTTGGCTGGTGGAATTTCCCAAATTGGGACAGGTTTTGCACAAGATTTTAGTGGTATGACAAGTGGGAATTCTCTACATCATCAGCAACAAAAACCAAGATTATCACTTTGGTTAAATCAAGCTAATAATAATTCCCAGCTCAATAATACTCTTCACATGTCAGCACCAAGTTCAAATCTTTTTGCTTCCTCTAGTTCAACTGGATTACCAGATCATATGGTCCAAATGCAATCTCCTAATAATGTCTTTGGTAATCAAATGCAATGGGCAATTGACAAGAATTCTGCAGCGACTACCCCTGCCACTTCAATGACTAAAACCTTATGTTCAATGTATTCTGATAATCAAAATCAGCACCCAAAATCTTCAACACCAATGTCAGCTACAGCACTTCTTCAAAAAGCTTCCCAAATTGGTTCTACCAAAAGCAGCCCAACTTTCTTTACAAACACTTTTGGTGTAATGAACTCTTCATCTTCTTCCTCAAACACACCAATGTTCAACACTTTGTCCCAAAACACAAGTGAAATGCACCAAGTTTTTGCTAAACAATCAGAGGAATACAACCCAACAGATAATGAGCTCCTTAATGGGTGTCCAAATATGAGTTCATTAGCTAATACTAAAGCAATCAATTTGGATCAGGCATTAATGCAAACAGGTGGTATGCAAACTCAAGCTGTTTCGTTCAACTTCGATAACAGTCTAACCAGAGATTTTTTAGGCATGGGAAATGAAGGGGGACGGCCATTTTTGACACCAGAACTGGCTAAGTTTGCTTCAATGACTTCAGCTATGGGGTTAAGCCATTACAGTAGTGGTCACTAG
- the LOC104094018 gene encoding zinc finger protein JACKDAW-like isoform X2, whose translation MMSGDIFSIPSSVKGVVLPHHPQDVLLEPNPNPKSNSSSKKRRNLPDPDAEVIALSPKTLMATNRFICEICNKGFQRDQNLQLHRRGHNLPWKLKQRNKQEIVKKKVYICPEKSCVHNDPSRALGDLTGIKKHFSRKHGEKKWKCEKCSKKYAVQSDWKAHTKTCGTREYKCDCGTLFSRKDSFITHRAFCDALAEESARITSVGTCNNLNFNQQPNLAGGISQIGTGFAQDFSGMTSGNSLHHQQQKPRLSLWLNQANNNSQLNNTLHMSAPSSNLFASSSSTGLPDHMVQMQSPNNVFGNQMQWAIDKNSAATTPATSMTKTLCSMYSDNQNQHPKSSTPMSATALLQKASQIGSTKSSPTFFTNTFGVMNSSSSSSNTPMFNTLSQNTSEMHQVFAKQSEEYNPTDNELLNGCPNMSSLANTKAINLDQALMQTGGMQTQAVSFNFDNSLTRDFLGMGNEGGRPFLTPELAKFASMTSAMGLSHYSSGH comes from the exons ATGATGTCTGGTGATATCTTTTCAATTCCTTCTTCTGTCAAAGGAGTAGTACTACCTCATCATCCTCAAGATGTATTACTTGAACCAAACCCTAACCCTAAATCCAATTCTTCTTCCAAGAAAAGAAGAAATCTTCCAG ATCCAGATGCTGAAGTTATTGCACTTTCACCAAAAACACTTATGGCTACAAACAGATTTATATGTGAAATCTGCAACAAAGGTTTTCAAAGGGACCAAAACTTGCAACTTCATAGGAGAGGACACAATCTACCATGGAAATTAAAGCAAAGAAATAAACAAGAAATAGTGaaaaaaaaagtatatatatGTCCAGAAAAGAGTTGTGTACACAATGATCCTTCACGTGCACTTGGAGATCTTACTGGTATAAAGAAGCATTTCAGTAGGAAACATGGTGAGAAAAAATGGAAGTGTGAAAAGTGTTCAAAGAAATATGCAGTTCAGTCTGATTGGAAAGCACATACTAAGACTTGTGGCACTAGAGAGTATAAATGTGACTGTGGAACTCTTTTTTCCAG GAAAGATAGTTTCATTACACATAGAGCATTCTGTGATGCTTTAGCTGAAGAGAGTGCAAGAATCACTTCAGTGGGAACTTGTAACAATTTGAACTTCAACCAGCAACCAAATTTGGCTGGTGGAATTTCCCAAATTGGGACAGGTTTTGCACAAGATTTTAGTGGTATGACAAGTGGGAATTCTCTACATCATCAGCAACAAAAACCAAGATTATCACTTTGGTTAAATCAAGCTAATAATAATTCCCAGCTCAATAATACTCTTCACATGTCAGCACCAAGTTCAAATCTTTTTGCTTCCTCTAGTTCAACTGGATTACCAGATCATATGGTCCAAATGCAATCTCCTAATAATGTCTTTGGTAATCAAATGCAATGGGCAATTGACAAGAATTCTGCAGCGACTACCCCTGCCACTTCAATGACTAAAACCTTATGTTCAATGTATTCTGATAATCAAAATCAGCACCCAAAATCTTCAACACCAATGTCAGCTACAGCACTTCTTCAAAAAGCTTCCCAAATTGGTTCTACCAAAAGCAGCCCAACTTTCTTTACAAACACTTTTGGTGTAATGAACTCTTCATCTTCTTCCTCAAACACACCAATGTTCAACACTTTGTCCCAAAACACAAGTGAAATGCACCAAGTTTTTGCTAAACAATCAGAGGAATACAACCCAACAGATAATGAGCTCCTTAATGGGTGTCCAAATATGAGTTCATTAGCTAATACTAAAGCAATCAATTTGGATCAGGCATTAATGCAAACAGGTGGTATGCAAACTCAAGCTGTTTCGTTCAACTTCGATAACAGTCTAACCAGAGATTTTTTAGGCATGGGAAATGAAGGGGGACGGCCATTTTTGACACCAGAACTGGCTAAGTTTGCTTCAATGACTTCAGCTATGGGGTTAAGCCATTACAGTAGTGGTCACTAG